One stretch of Deltaproteobacteria bacterium DNA includes these proteins:
- a CDS encoding sigma-54-dependent Fis family transcriptional regulator, with amino-acid sequence MTQPRVLVVDDEPASVGLIRITLGQEFEVHVATDGEAALALLAEHPDMAVAVVDQRMPGMTGTEVLRRTNGTHPHLVRIILTGYSDIEALIAAVNEGRVYRYLTKPWNRDELVATVRQAADLHDLTVANLRMQAELTAANERLRVENAGLQREARGKYRFADLVGTSPALRRMLDLVERAVLTDATVLVTGETGTGKELVARAIHYNGLRRDRAFVTENCGAIAPDLLSSELFGHKRGAFTGALEDRKGLFETAQGGTLFLDEIGDCPAELQIRLLRVLDQREVRRVGDAKPIPVDVRVIAATHRDLEREAEAGGFRRDLYYRLGVFTIATPPLRERKEDIPLIAVHVLDRLNAAYGRGVTGFTPETLARLAAHDFPGNVRELQNEIERAYALADRDACITPDLLSPRYAALDPLASGEESTLRAALERAEARHIREILERHGGHQGRTAEALGISRRGLIDKINKYGLR; translated from the coding sequence ATGACTCAGCCTCGGGTGCTCGTCGTCGACGACGAGCCGGCGAGCGTCGGCCTCATCCGCATCACGCTCGGGCAGGAGTTCGAGGTCCACGTCGCGACCGACGGCGAAGCGGCGCTCGCCCTGCTCGCCGAGCACCCCGACATGGCCGTCGCCGTCGTCGATCAGCGCATGCCCGGCATGACGGGCACCGAGGTGTTGCGGCGGACGAACGGGACGCATCCCCACCTGGTCCGCATCATCCTGACGGGCTACTCGGACATCGAGGCCTTGATCGCCGCCGTCAACGAAGGCCGCGTCTACCGCTACCTCACCAAGCCCTGGAACCGAGACGAGCTGGTCGCGACGGTGCGTCAGGCCGCCGATCTGCACGACCTCACGGTCGCGAACCTGCGCATGCAGGCCGAGCTCACGGCCGCCAACGAGCGCCTCCGCGTCGAGAACGCCGGGCTGCAGCGCGAGGCGCGCGGCAAGTACCGCTTCGCGGATCTGGTCGGAACGAGTCCGGCGTTGCGGCGCATGCTCGACCTCGTCGAGCGCGCGGTGCTGACGGACGCGACCGTGCTCGTCACCGGCGAGACGGGCACCGGCAAGGAGCTGGTGGCGCGCGCCATCCACTACAACGGGCTGCGACGCGACCGGGCGTTCGTGACCGAGAACTGCGGCGCCATCGCGCCGGACCTGTTGTCGAGCGAGCTGTTCGGCCACAAGCGCGGCGCGTTCACCGGCGCGCTCGAGGACAGGAAGGGACTCTTCGAGACGGCGCAGGGCGGGACGCTCTTCCTCGACGAGATCGGCGACTGCCCGGCGGAGCTCCAGATCCGCCTCCTGCGCGTGCTCGATCAGCGCGAGGTCCGCCGCGTCGGCGACGCGAAACCGATCCCCGTCGACGTGCGCGTCATCGCGGCGACGCATCGCGACCTCGAGCGCGAGGCCGAAGCCGGCGGCTTCCGGCGGGATCTCTACTACCGCCTCGGTGTCTTCACGATCGCGACGCCGCCGCTCCGCGAGCGGAAGGAGGACATTCCGCTCATCGCCGTGCACGTGCTGGACCGGCTGAACGCGGCCTACGGGCGCGGCGTCACGGGCTTCACGCCGGAGACGCTGGCGCGCCTCGCGGCGCACGATTTTCCCGGCAACGTGCGCGAGCTGCAGAACGAGATCGAGCGCGCCTACGCGCTCGCCGACCGCGACGCGTGCATCACGCCGGATCTCTTGTCGCCGCGCTACGCGGCCCTCGATCCGCTCGCTTCCGGGGAGGAAAGCACGCTGCGCGCCGCGCTCGAGCGCGCCGAGGCGCGGCACATCCGCGAGATCCTGGAGCGTCACGGCGGGCACCAGGGGCGCACCGCGGAGGCGCTCGGGATCTCGCGGCGCGGCCTCATCGACAAGATCAACAAGTACGGCTTGCGGTAG
- the lnt gene encoding apolipoprotein N-acyltransferase: protein MLLAAGLYALALPPWSMLPVAAVALVPFLLALRDVAPLRAGWLGLLFGTAAIWGVGHWVPGALAYYYQQPLWFGVGFALAASVVFAGSYGAGFAACAAWIGSRTAGAARVLALAALWVAWELARARLLTGDPWLLFGYALGPSPALRQAADLGGVYLLSFVAVLANAAIAEALAGGGRGRFAGLGAALGVLLAAWAYGAGRLATALPGAAVPLVVVQGNNPVGAQWTDEDYGAGLERYVALSRAAAAAARPSLLVWPESALTVFLAEDRGYRATIGRMLRETGAELVVGGPFRDGEGGAARYFNAAFHVTADGRIAGRYDKTHLLPFAEYFPLRTIQFLRRRFERVRYFTAGERQEPIVTSFGPVAIVICFEAIFPEIVRARMAHGARLLLNLSNDAWLGTGAGREQHLAMVALRAVENRTWVVRATTTGVSALIDPFGRVVARADTDAATTLAGGIVPLAVETVYERAGDAFAYACVAFAIVGAVACAIGRPPPRV, encoded by the coding sequence GTGTTGCTCGCCGCGGGCCTGTACGCGCTGGCGTTGCCGCCGTGGAGCATGCTGCCCGTCGCGGCGGTGGCGCTCGTGCCGTTCCTGCTGGCGCTCCGCGACGTCGCCCCGCTGCGCGCGGGATGGCTCGGGCTCCTCTTCGGGACCGCGGCGATCTGGGGGGTCGGCCATTGGGTGCCCGGCGCGCTCGCGTACTACTACCAGCAGCCGCTGTGGTTCGGCGTCGGCTTCGCGCTCGCCGCGTCGGTCGTCTTCGCGGGGTCGTACGGCGCCGGCTTCGCGGCGTGCGCGGCGTGGATCGGCTCGCGCACGGCCGGCGCCGCGCGCGTGCTCGCGCTCGCGGCGCTGTGGGTCGCGTGGGAGCTCGCGCGGGCCCGATTGCTGACGGGCGATCCCTGGCTCCTCTTCGGCTACGCCCTCGGGCCCTCGCCGGCGCTGCGCCAGGCGGCCGACCTCGGCGGCGTGTATCTCTTGTCGTTCGTCGCCGTGCTCGCGAACGCGGCGATCGCGGAGGCGCTGGCCGGTGGCGGGCGCGGGCGTTTCGCCGGCCTCGGGGCCGCGCTCGGCGTTCTCCTGGCTGCCTGGGCCTACGGCGCCGGACGGCTCGCGACCGCGCTTCCCGGCGCGGCGGTGCCGCTCGTCGTCGTCCAGGGGAACAATCCGGTCGGGGCGCAATGGACCGACGAGGACTACGGTGCGGGGCTCGAGCGCTACGTGGCGTTGTCGCGCGCCGCCGCCGCGGCGGCGCGGCCGTCCCTGTTGGTCTGGCCGGAGAGCGCGCTCACCGTCTTTCTCGCGGAGGACCGCGGCTACCGAGCCACCATCGGGCGCATGCTGCGGGAGACGGGAGCCGAGCTCGTGGTGGGCGGTCCATTCCGCGACGGCGAGGGCGGTGCGGCGCGGTACTTCAACGCGGCGTTTCACGTGACCGCGGACGGCCGCATCGCGGGTCGGTACGACAAGACGCATCTCCTGCCGTTCGCCGAGTACTTCCCGCTGCGCACCATCCAGTTCCTGCGCCGCCGCTTCGAGCGGGTGCGATACTTCACGGCCGGGGAGCGGCAGGAGCCGATCGTGACCTCCTTCGGGCCGGTGGCGATCGTCATCTGCTTCGAGGCGATCTTTCCGGAGATCGTCCGCGCCCGCATGGCGCACGGCGCCCGCCTGTTGTTGAACCTCTCGAACGACGCCTGGCTCGGGACCGGCGCCGGCCGCGAGCAGCACCTCGCGATGGTCGCGCTGCGCGCGGTCGAGAACCGCACCTGGGTGGTGCGCGCCACGACGACCGGGGTGTCGGCGCTGATCGATCCGTTCGGGCGCGTCGTCGCACGGGCGGATACCGATGCGGCGACGACGCTCGCGGGCGGCATCGTGCCGCTCGCCGTCGAGACGGTGTACGAGCGCGCCGGCGACGCCTTCGCCTATGCCTGCGTCGCGTTCGCGATCGTCGGTGCCGTCGCCTGCGCGATCGGCCGGCCGCCGCCCCGCGTCTGA
- a CDS encoding radical SAM protein: MHRRGSPAERLLVALIRPTKYDDDGYPVRHLRGVLPSNSLACLHALTLDAARRRALGTTRIDALLCDESVQKVPWRRFARAARRRGARTLIALVGVQTSQFPRAVDLALRFRQRGCAVLLGGFHVSGSFAMLPELPADLRALRAAGVTLVAGEIETAWDAILRDAATGRLAASYDTLAARPALASAPVPRLDRRLLRRFVHRGLGTLETSRGCPFACSFCTVINVQGRTMRARDPEMIGDALLENFRTLGTTDYFFTDDDFARNPRWHEVLDVLCRVRRKHGIPLRFLMQADLAAHRLPGFVEGVRQAGCFQVFLGMESLDSENLADAGKRQNRTGDYAAVVERWRRAGILTHVGYIVGFPHDTADRVRAAVIRLREDIRPDLASFFMWTPLPGSRDHRDLVARGTPLDADWNRYDTFHAVLDHPRMTRAEWQAAYADAWRLFYAPTAMQRRLADVAPDLRITLLQLWLWYRSAIELEGAHPMITGLGRLTPRRDRRRGCVIEGRAAHAARRFREVGVALAGTGRLLGELHALWTAAEQRRGSSSWPRFLRAMLCQTRGGGRPIAQATAPTIANATQA, translated from the coding sequence GTGCATCGGCGTGGGTCACCGGCGGAGCGCCTCCTCGTCGCATTGATCCGTCCGACCAAGTACGACGACGACGGCTATCCGGTGCGTCATCTCCGGGGCGTCCTCCCCAGCAACAGCCTTGCGTGCCTGCACGCCCTGACGCTCGACGCCGCGCGCCGGCGGGCGCTCGGCACGACACGCATCGACGCGCTACTGTGCGACGAGTCCGTGCAGAAGGTGCCGTGGCGCCGCTTCGCGCGCGCGGCGCGGCGGCGCGGCGCGCGGACGTTGATCGCGCTCGTCGGCGTCCAAACGAGCCAGTTCCCGCGCGCCGTCGATCTCGCCCTCCGCTTCCGCCAGCGGGGATGCGCGGTCCTGCTCGGCGGCTTTCACGTATCGGGCTCGTTCGCCATGCTCCCCGAGCTTCCCGCCGATCTCCGCGCGCTCCGAGCGGCCGGCGTGACGCTCGTCGCCGGGGAGATCGAGACCGCCTGGGACGCGATCCTGCGCGACGCCGCGACGGGCCGCCTCGCGGCGTCCTACGACACGCTCGCCGCCCGCCCGGCGCTGGCGAGCGCCCCCGTCCCGCGCCTCGACCGCCGCCTGCTCCGCCGCTTCGTCCACCGCGGCCTCGGGACCCTCGAGACGAGCCGCGGCTGCCCGTTCGCCTGCTCGTTCTGCACCGTCATCAACGTCCAGGGACGCACCATGCGCGCCCGCGATCCCGAGATGATCGGTGACGCCCTCCTCGAGAACTTCCGTACGCTCGGCACGACCGACTACTTCTTCACCGACGACGACTTCGCCCGGAACCCGCGCTGGCACGAGGTCCTCGACGTGCTGTGCCGGGTGCGGCGGAAGCACGGCATCCCGCTCCGCTTCCTGATGCAGGCCGATCTCGCGGCGCATCGCCTGCCGGGCTTCGTCGAAGGGGTTCGGCAGGCGGGATGCTTCCAGGTCTTCCTCGGCATGGAGAGCCTCGACTCCGAGAATCTCGCGGACGCGGGCAAACGGCAGAATCGGACCGGCGACTACGCCGCGGTGGTCGAACGCTGGCGCCGCGCGGGCATCCTCACCCACGTCGGGTACATCGTCGGCTTCCCGCACGACACGGCGGACCGTGTCCGCGCCGCCGTGATCAGGCTCCGCGAAGACATCCGGCCCGACCTCGCGTCGTTCTTCATGTGGACGCCGCTCCCGGGCTCACGCGACCACCGCGACCTCGTCGCGCGCGGCACGCCGCTCGACGCCGACTGGAATCGCTACGACACGTTTCACGCCGTCCTCGATCACCCGCGGATGACGCGGGCCGAATGGCAGGCCGCCTATGCCGACGCCTGGCGGCTCTTCTACGCGCCGACCGCCATGCAGCGGCGCCTCGCGGATGTCGCTCCGGACCTGCGGATCACGCTCCTGCAGCTCTGGCTGTGGTACCGGAGCGCGATCGAGCTCGAAGGCGCGCACCCGATGATCACGGGCCTCGGGCGCCTGACGCCGCGGCGCGACCGGCGCCGCGGGTGCGTGATCGAAGGCCGCGCCGCGCACGCGGCGCGCCGCTTCCGGGAGGTGGGCGTCGCGCTCGCCGGCACCGGCCGTTTGCTCGGTGAGCTGCACGCGCTCTGGACGGCCGCCGAGCAGCGCCGCGGCTCGTCGTCGTGGCCGCGGTTCCTGCGCGCGATGCTCTGTCAGACGCGGGGCGGCGGCCGGCCGATCGCGCAGGCGACGGCACCGACGATCGCGAACGCGACGCAGGCATAG
- a CDS encoding ABC transporter ATP-binding protein/permease: MTPPSTDALAPPSFFRDVWRLGMIYWRTRAARAGAALLLLAIALELATVYSAVLVARTQAAVFDVLQDRDVKAFLGALGLQAAAMLGTILAGTFRIYVRQILEVRWRRKMTAEYLRRWMTPEAFWQLELHGAAMDNPDQRIAEDIRAYVASALGLSLSLLSSLAALASFGGMLWGLSRGWPIALPTGDVCVPGFLMWVAIGSAAFAMWITHVVGRKLVPINFDKLRYEADFRYGLVRFRDHVESVAFSRGEVIERRRLLQRFGSIVENWWQLIRAQRNLSLLTLGLGQMNGVVPMLLAAPAYFGGHLTLGKITQVGFAYGQVSGALNWFVNAYQEIAQWRASIQRLTSFADVMTTTSRELAHAKRLEVERRDDPTLRFHDVVLNRPDGQPLVRAVGSIRQGESITLLGPTGSGKTTLFRALAGLWPFGAGRIEIPREARLHFVPPQPYFPVGSLRVALTYPDLEVHYSDEVLREALRVMDLGFLATALDDQAQWHVRLSVAEQQRLSLVRVLVKTPDWLFLDEATSALDEAMEAKVYGILRAYLPHATLLSIAHRPSVAALHDRRWKLVPGDDGVGLVVVDDG; the protein is encoded by the coding sequence GTGACGCCGCCGAGCACCGACGCCCTGGCACCTCCGTCCTTCTTCCGCGACGTGTGGCGGCTCGGGATGATTTACTGGCGCACGCGGGCGGCGCGCGCCGGCGCGGCGCTGCTGCTCCTGGCGATCGCCCTCGAGCTCGCCACCGTCTACAGCGCGGTCCTGGTCGCGCGCACGCAGGCCGCCGTGTTCGACGTCCTCCAGGATCGCGACGTCAAGGCGTTCCTCGGCGCGCTCGGCCTCCAGGCGGCGGCGATGCTCGGGACGATCCTGGCCGGGACCTTCCGCATCTACGTGCGCCAGATCCTCGAGGTGCGCTGGCGCCGCAAGATGACGGCCGAGTACCTGCGGCGCTGGATGACGCCCGAGGCGTTCTGGCAGCTCGAGCTCCACGGCGCGGCGATGGACAACCCCGACCAGCGCATCGCCGAGGACATCCGCGCCTACGTCGCGAGCGCGCTCGGGCTCTCGCTGTCGCTGCTGTCGAGCCTGGCGGCGCTGGCGTCGTTCGGCGGCATGCTGTGGGGCTTGTCGCGCGGCTGGCCGATCGCCCTGCCGACGGGCGACGTCTGCGTGCCGGGCTTCCTGATGTGGGTGGCGATCGGCTCCGCCGCCTTCGCGATGTGGATCACCCACGTCGTCGGCCGGAAGCTCGTGCCGATCAACTTCGACAAGCTGCGCTACGAGGCCGACTTCCGCTACGGCCTGGTGCGCTTCCGTGATCACGTGGAGTCGGTCGCGTTCAGCCGCGGCGAGGTGATCGAGCGCCGCCGCCTGCTGCAGCGCTTCGGCAGCATCGTCGAGAACTGGTGGCAGCTCATCCGCGCGCAGCGGAACCTCTCGCTGCTGACGCTCGGGCTCGGGCAGATGAACGGCGTCGTGCCGATGCTGCTCGCGGCGCCCGCGTATTTCGGGGGCCATCTCACGCTCGGCAAGATCACGCAGGTCGGGTTCGCGTACGGCCAGGTGTCGGGGGCGCTCAACTGGTTCGTGAACGCGTATCAGGAGATCGCGCAGTGGCGGGCGAGCATCCAGCGTCTCACGTCGTTCGCCGACGTCATGACGACGACCTCGCGCGAGCTCGCACACGCGAAGCGCCTGGAGGTCGAGCGTCGCGACGACCCGACGCTTCGCTTTCACGATGTCGTCCTCAACAGGCCCGACGGTCAGCCGCTCGTCCGCGCGGTCGGCTCGATCCGGCAAGGCGAGTCGATCACGCTCCTCGGTCCGACCGGCAGCGGCAAGACGACGCTCTTTCGCGCCCTCGCCGGCCTCTGGCCGTTCGGCGCCGGGCGGATCGAGATCCCGCGCGAGGCGCGGCTGCACTTCGTGCCGCCCCAGCCCTATTTCCCGGTCGGGAGTCTGCGCGTCGCTCTCACCTATCCCGATCTCGAGGTGCACTACTCCGACGAGGTCCTGCGCGAGGCGCTGCGGGTGATGGATCTCGGCTTCCTCGCGACGGCGCTCGACGACCAGGCCCAGTGGCACGTGCGGCTCTCGGTCGCCGAGCAGCAGCGGCTCTCGCTCGTGCGCGTGCTCGTGAAGACGCCGGACTGGCTCTTCCTCGACGAGGCGACCTCGGCGCTCGACGAGGCGATGGAGGCGAAGGTCTACGGCATCCTGCGCGCGTACCTGCCGCACGCGACGCTCCTCTCGATCGCGCACCGGCCTTCGGTCGCGGCGCTGCACGACCGCCGCTGGAAGCTGGTGCCCGGCGACGACGGCGTCGGGTTGGTGGTGGTCGACGACGGATGA
- a CDS encoding long-chain fatty aldehyde decarbonylase, protein MSDVHDLDPQSFYEEVHSFEFWFQAVEGYLSGTTWGHRPETVDAPMAAEDRDRLITVLCNYCVGESAALEGASGLIVIAPNRLAKVFLATQVADEGRHLEVFYHRMRELGVADPEAEVDRRAGRSLQTFRRRLLELVAGKDWEAAIFAQNVILESLEFAVFQDHAREADPVTAEILRGVVKDERRHMGFGENELGRRVAASPHIRARIGRIKQELDHLVLESLEETVRTLGMPRDENERLGRIYLESVERLGFGS, encoded by the coding sequence GTGAGCGACGTCCACGACCTCGATCCCCAGAGCTTCTACGAGGAGGTGCACTCCTTCGAGTTCTGGTTCCAGGCGGTCGAGGGCTATCTGTCCGGTACGACCTGGGGACACCGGCCCGAAACGGTCGATGCGCCCATGGCGGCGGAGGACCGTGATCGCCTGATCACGGTCCTCTGCAACTACTGCGTCGGCGAGTCGGCGGCACTCGAAGGCGCGAGCGGGCTCATCGTGATCGCGCCCAATCGGCTCGCCAAGGTGTTCCTCGCGACCCAGGTGGCCGACGAGGGCCGCCACCTCGAGGTCTTCTACCATCGCATGCGCGAGCTCGGCGTCGCCGATCCCGAGGCCGAGGTCGACCGGCGCGCCGGCCGGAGCCTCCAGACGTTCCGCCGGCGCCTCCTCGAACTCGTCGCGGGCAAGGACTGGGAAGCCGCGATCTTCGCGCAGAACGTCATCCTCGAGTCGCTCGAGTTCGCCGTCTTCCAGGACCACGCGCGCGAGGCCGACCCGGTGACCGCCGAGATCCTGCGCGGGGTCGTGAAGGACGAGCGCCGCCACATGGGCTTCGGCGAGAACGAGCTCGGGCGGCGCGTCGCCGCGTCGCCGCACATCCGCGCCCGCATCGGCCGGATCAAGCAGGAGCTCGATCACCTCGTACTCGAGTCGCTCGAGGAGACCGTGCGGACGCTCGGCATGCCGCGCGACGAGAACGAGCGCCTCGGCCGGATCTATCTCGAGTCGGTCGAGCGCCTGGGGTTCGGATCATGA
- a CDS encoding ferritin-like domain-containing protein: MADFLSAYSIQNWLESCPQGYLEGTVYGHKPGEQEIELLKSNPVLHEDAIRTTVQLVVGERCALAASSGLINSAPDEASKRFLATQTLDEARHVEIFTQRLYDLGVRKDDLESTLTRYANPNLVKFAGVLLEKVDKKDFIAGVVGQNIVLEGMAFSVFEMMHAMNEEMNPKFAHTLSGTIADERRHVGFGENRIGSLIKDSPERRPDIEKMQKDMSYFMLATFADAFRNTQAVAELERIGQERSHARFQGADLGAMTPEEMEDLLAATVLKEFKTRLGRIGLEYQTPAHP; encoded by the coding sequence ATGGCTGATTTCCTTTCCGCGTATTCGATCCAGAACTGGCTCGAGTCCTGCCCGCAGGGCTACCTCGAAGGAACCGTCTACGGTCACAAACCGGGCGAACAGGAAATCGAGTTGCTCAAGAGCAACCCGGTCCTGCACGAGGACGCCATCCGCACGACGGTGCAGCTGGTCGTGGGTGAGCGCTGCGCGCTCGCCGCCTCCTCGGGCCTCATCAACAGCGCGCCCGACGAGGCGAGCAAGCGCTTCCTCGCGACCCAGACCCTCGACGAGGCTCGCCACGTCGAGATCTTCACGCAGCGCCTCTACGACCTCGGCGTCCGCAAAGACGACCTCGAGTCGACCCTCACGCGGTACGCGAACCCGAACCTCGTGAAGTTCGCGGGCGTGCTCCTCGAGAAGGTCGACAAGAAGGACTTCATCGCCGGCGTCGTCGGCCAGAACATCGTCCTCGAGGGCATGGCCTTCAGCGTCTTCGAGATGATGCACGCGATGAACGAGGAGATGAACCCGAAGTTCGCGCACACGCTCTCCGGCACGATCGCCGACGAGCGGCGCCACGTGGGCTTCGGCGAGAACCGCATCGGCTCGCTCATCAAGGATAGTCCGGAACGCCGCCCGGACATCGAGAAGATGCAGAAGGACATGTCGTACTTCATGCTCGCGACGTTCGCCGACGCCTTCCGCAACACGCAGGCCGTCGCGGAGCTCGAGCGCATCGGTCAGGAGCGCAGCCACGCGCGCTTCCAGGGCGCCGACCTCGGCGCGATGACACCCGAGGAGATGGAGGATCTCCTGGCGGCCACGGTCCTGAAGGAGTTCAAGACCCGCCTCGGCCGCATCGGCCTCGAGTACCAGACGCCCGCGCACCCGTGA
- a CDS encoding NnrS family protein, producing MMPVLSAPPAPVAWRREPFRLFFPVAVVLGAIGVGHWLFYATGITTTYSGFLHGQVMTQAFMMALAVGFLMTAVPRRTQSAPPAALEMACALAALVIVTAAALAGRWALAQLAYAALFLVLLQFAVRRFLGHGAARRPPASFVLVPIAVAHGLAGALLIALATRPGTSPVVLALGRLFVEQGVFLCLAVGVGSLVLPLMAGEPPPADLGSSPRERAKLAAYALLGAALCASMVVEAAGWVRLGPLCRAAVVVGGLVLGGGAARLPKKPGLHRRLVWLAVWLMPVGLVGAALAPDLRIAMLHVLFIGGFSLMGFGVATHVSLNHLDLERLALGRPPAVVALGLCMVLAMLARVGADFSEGYFDHLAWAAALWIVGAGAWLAFLGPRLLGRAPRAAPMPAHALGPVAAYLVADHERLDALLARTVRHPDALDPVAYDRFRRGLLRHIGMEEKILLPAAQRRRGGEPLPEAARLRSDHGALAALLVPRPTPAIIAAIRHVIAAHNVLEEEPRGVYAVCEALVGDAGEALAAALRDAPEVPVHAPVDDVRVLDATRRALARAGYDPALV from the coding sequence ATGATGCCCGTCCTTTCCGCGCCGCCGGCGCCGGTCGCCTGGCGGCGCGAGCCGTTCCGTCTCTTCTTCCCGGTCGCCGTCGTTCTCGGCGCGATCGGCGTCGGGCACTGGCTCTTCTACGCGACCGGTATCACCACGACCTACTCCGGCTTCCTTCACGGCCAGGTCATGACCCAGGCCTTCATGATGGCGCTCGCCGTCGGTTTCCTGATGACGGCGGTGCCGCGGCGGACGCAGTCGGCGCCCCCCGCGGCGTTGGAGATGGCCTGCGCGCTCGCCGCGCTCGTCATCGTGACGGCGGCGGCGCTCGCGGGCCGCTGGGCGCTGGCCCAGCTCGCCTACGCGGCGCTCTTCCTCGTGCTGCTGCAGTTCGCGGTGCGCCGCTTCCTCGGTCACGGCGCGGCCCGCCGGCCACCGGCGTCGTTCGTGCTCGTGCCGATCGCGGTCGCGCACGGGCTCGCGGGCGCGCTGCTCATCGCGCTCGCGACGCGTCCGGGAACCTCGCCCGTGGTGCTCGCGCTCGGACGCCTCTTCGTCGAGCAGGGCGTCTTCCTCTGCCTCGCGGTCGGGGTCGGGAGTCTGGTGCTGCCGCTGATGGCCGGTGAGCCGCCGCCGGCGGATCTCGGGAGCTCGCCGCGCGAGCGCGCGAAGCTCGCGGCCTACGCGCTCCTCGGCGCCGCGCTCTGCGCCTCGATGGTGGTGGAAGCGGCCGGCTGGGTGCGGCTCGGTCCGCTCTGCCGCGCCGCCGTCGTCGTCGGCGGCCTCGTGCTCGGCGGCGGCGCCGCGCGTCTCCCGAAGAAGCCTGGCCTGCACCGCCGCCTCGTCTGGCTCGCGGTGTGGCTCATGCCGGTCGGCCTCGTCGGTGCGGCGCTCGCGCCCGACCTCCGCATTGCGATGCTGCACGTGCTGTTCATCGGCGGCTTCTCGCTCATGGGATTCGGGGTCGCGACCCACGTCTCGCTGAACCACCTCGACCTCGAGCGCCTAGCGCTCGGCCGGCCGCCGGCGGTCGTGGCGCTCGGCCTCTGCATGGTGCTCGCGATGCTCGCGCGCGTCGGCGCCGACTTCTCGGAAGGCTACTTCGATCACCTGGCGTGGGCCGCCGCGCTCTGGATCGTCGGCGCGGGCGCCTGGCTCGCCTTCCTCGGACCGCGGCTCCTCGGCCGCGCGCCGCGCGCGGCGCCGATGCCGGCCCACGCGCTCGGTCCGGTCGCGGCGTATCTGGTCGCCGACCACGAGCGGCTCGACGCGCTGCTCGCCCGCACGGTCCGGCATCCGGACGCGCTGGACCCGGTCGCGTACGATCGCTTCCGGCGCGGGCTCCTCCGTCACATCGGCATGGAGGAGAAGATCCTCCTGCCGGCGGCGCAGCGCCGGCGCGGCGGGGAGCCGCTTCCCGAGGCCGCGCGGCTGCGGAGCGACCACGGGGCGCTCGCCGCGCTCCTCGTGCCGCGTCCGACGCCCGCGATCATCGCGGCGATCCGCCACGTCATCGCCGCCCACAACGTGCTCGAGGAAGAGCCGCGCGGCGTCTACGCGGTGTGCGAGGCGCTCGTCGGCGATGCGGGCGAGGCGCTCGCCGCCGCGCTCCGCGACGCGCCCGAGGTGCCGGTGCACGCTCCGGTCGACGACGTGCGCGTGCTCGACGCCACGCGGCGCGCGCTCGCGCGCGCCGGATACGACCCGGCGCTCGTATGA
- a CDS encoding Crp/Fnr family transcriptional regulator translates to MEELPGFRTLPPSERALVKAAAREVALPKGAIAFSQDQPSTHVWAVREGLVHIVKAGPSGREIVLEVIPPGEFFGAVVALEDRPYPASAIAVEPSTAWRVPAKLVREICQRHPTLRSAILALATTRLRSAHERLQSVALEPVEQRLARVLLALTTKIGHTEDGVTVLPVTRQELADMVGTTVETAIRITSKWHKAGVVRSARHALALADVGMLRELAAGED, encoded by the coding sequence ATGGAGGAGCTCCCCGGCTTCCGGACCCTGCCGCCGAGCGAGCGGGCGCTCGTGAAGGCCGCGGCGCGCGAGGTCGCGCTCCCGAAGGGCGCGATCGCCTTCTCCCAGGACCAGCCGTCGACCCACGTGTGGGCCGTGCGCGAGGGGCTCGTCCACATCGTGAAGGCCGGGCCGAGCGGCCGCGAGATCGTGCTCGAGGTGATCCCGCCGGGCGAGTTCTTCGGCGCCGTCGTCGCGCTCGAGGATCGCCCCTACCCCGCCTCGGCGATCGCCGTCGAGCCGAGCACGGCCTGGCGCGTACCCGCGAAGCTCGTCCGCGAGATCTGCCAGCGCCACCCGACGCTGCGCTCGGCGATCCTGGCGCTCGCGACGACACGGCTCCGCAGCGCCCACGAGCGCCTGCAGTCGGTCGCGCTCGAGCCCGTCGAGCAGCGGCTCGCGCGCGTGCTCCTCGCGCTCACGACGAAGATCGGCCACACGGAAGACGGCGTGACGGTGCTCCCGGTCACGCGCCAGGAGCTCGCCGACATGGTCGGCACGACCGTCGAGACGGCGATCCGCATCACCAGCAAGTGGCACAAGGCCGGCGTCGTACGCTCGGCGCGGCACGCCCTCGCCCTCGCCGACGTCGGCATGTTGCGCGAACTCGCCGCGGGCGAGGACTGA
- a CDS encoding hemerythrin domain-containing protein yields the protein MEETIALLLRQHDELLACLDATARELAALTAPLARFVTRLEAELDGHFTVEEQTLFPKLAASADVTPGTIALVLDEHAAVRARTRALAEAVDHGSVAQRVAAAESLIDLLRAHVAKEDAMLLAVAAAIPNL from the coding sequence ATGGAAGAGACCATCGCTTTGTTGTTGCGGCAGCACGACGAGCTGCTCGCGTGCCTCGACGCGACCGCGCGGGAGCTCGCGGCCCTCACGGCGCCGCTCGCCCGGTTCGTGACCCGTCTCGAGGCCGAGCTCGACGGGCATTTCACGGTCGAGGAGCAGACGCTGTTTCCGAAGCTCGCCGCGTCCGCGGACGTGACGCCGGGGACGATCGCGCTCGTCCTCGACGAGCACGCCGCTGTCCGTGCCCGCACGCGCGCGCTCGCCGAGGCCGTCGACCACGGCAGCGTCGCGCAGCGGGTGGCCGCCGCGGAGTCGTTGATCGACCTGCTCCGCGCCCACGTCGCCAAAGAGGACGCGATGCTGCTCGCCGTCGCGGCCGCGATTCCGAATCTCTGA